A single genomic interval of Natator depressus isolate rNatDep1 chromosome 14, rNatDep2.hap1, whole genome shotgun sequence harbors:
- the LOC141998514 gene encoding olfactory receptor 6N1-like: MADCRNQTAITEFFLLGFRDLPDLQILLFLMFLVIYMATVVGNTLIVVLVVADQHLHSPMYFFLGNLSCVETCYTSAIMPRMLASLLTEDKTISVSGCITQLYFLGSLAGTECCLLAAMSYDRYLAICKPLHYSTLMNISFSFQLAAGSWLNGFLALTILVLFLSQLIFCGPNEIDHFYCDAIPLIELSCSDTHQVTLMDFILACVFTLPPFLLTLTSYMCIIATILRIPSTTGRQKAFSTCSSHLIVVTIFYGTIMIVYMLPKRDTLRDLNKVLSLCYTVLTPLVNPLIYSLRNREVKEALRKAVSKCGFRKNVQRL, translated from the coding sequence ATGGCAGACTGCAGAAACCAAACAGCCATCACTGAATTCTTCCTCCTGGGATTCAGGGATCTCCCTGACCTGCAAATTCTTCTCTTCCTGATGTTCCTAGTGATCTACATGGCAACCGTGGTTGGGAACACCCTCATTGTGGTGCTCGTTGTGGCTGACCAGCATCTTCACagccccatgtacttcttcctggggaatTTGTCCTGCGTAGAGACCTGCTACACCTCAGCCATCATGCCCCGGatgctggccagtctcctgactgAGGACAAAACCATCTCAGTCAGTGGCTGCATCACACAACTGTATTTCCTTGGGTCTCTGGCAGGTACGGAATGCTGTCTCCTAGCAGCGATGTCTTATGATAGGTATTTAGCGATATGTAAACCCCTGCACTATTCAACTCTTATGAATATCAGTTTTTCCTTCCAGTTGGCTGCTGGCTCCTGGTTAAATGGTTTTTTGGCTCTTACCATCTTGGTCTTATTCCTATCACAGTTAATATTCTGTGGCCCAAATGAAATTGACCATTTCTATTGTGATGCCATTCCACTGATAGAGCTCTCCTGCAGTGACACCCACCAGGTCACATTGATGGATTTCATACTAGCCTGTGTATTCACCCTGCCTCCATTCCTACTAACCCTGACATCCTACATGTGCATCATTGCCACCATCCTGAGAATCCCTTCCACCACCGGgaggcaaaaggccttttccacctgctcctctcacctcattGTTGTGACAATTTTCTATGGAACCATAATGATTGTCTACATGCTACCGAAACGTGATACACTGAGAGACCTAAACAAAGTGCTCTCTCTTTGCTACACGGTCCTGACTCCCCTGGtaaaccccctcatctacagcctgagaaacagagAGGTCAAGGAAGCTTTGAGGAAAGCAGTCAGTAAATGTGGCTTTCGCAAAAATGTGCAGAGACTCTGA